One part of the Chryseobacterium mulctrae genome encodes these proteins:
- the uvrC gene encoding excinuclease ABC subunit UvrC encodes MNPSLELQLKTLPSEPGVYRYYDKNENLLYVGKAKNLKKRVLSYFNKTLSGYRTRIMVGKINRLETTIVNSEYDALLLENNLIKEHQPFYNVMLKDDKTYPWICIKNEDFPRIFLTRNKIKDGSEYFGPYAKVRPAKILLDTIKHIYKLRTCNLNLSPKKIEEGKYKVCLEFHIKNCEGPCEDLESKEDYDEKIDAIRGIVKGDFRRAKEYLINQMTKYASNLQFENAQLIKERLDILEDYQVKHTVVNPDIDDVDVFGMTSDETAAYVNYFKIRNGNIIQSFTTEIKKMLEETDEEIMEEALIEIRQKFDSDSKEVLLPFHLTVEIPNVKLIVPKVGDKKRIVELSEKNAKEYRIEKLKQVQIVDPERHSNRIMAEMQKLLRMPVEPRHIEGFDNSNIQGTNPVSACVVFKNGKPSKADYRIFHPKTVIGPDDFKTMEEVIFRRYKRMLEEGESLPQLILIDGGKGQLSSAVKSLKLLGLYGKITIVGIAKRLEEIFFPEDPIPLYLDKKSETLKILQQVRDEAHRFGVKHHRTRRTNSTIKSELEEIPGVGEKTIELLLSKLKSVKRIKEANLETLEEILGKSKAKVIWEFFNAE; translated from the coding sequence ATGAATCCGTCTTTAGAATTACAGCTTAAAACTTTACCTTCAGAACCCGGCGTTTATCGATATTATGATAAAAACGAAAATCTGCTGTATGTAGGAAAGGCTAAAAACCTAAAGAAAAGAGTACTTTCTTATTTCAACAAAACGCTTTCCGGGTACCGTACCAGAATTATGGTCGGAAAGATCAACCGTCTTGAAACCACTATTGTCAACAGTGAATACGACGCTCTTTTATTGGAAAACAATCTGATTAAAGAACATCAGCCTTTCTACAACGTGATGTTGAAAGATGATAAAACTTATCCGTGGATTTGTATTAAAAATGAAGATTTTCCAAGGATTTTTCTTACGAGAAATAAAATAAAAGACGGTTCGGAATATTTTGGACCTTACGCAAAAGTACGTCCTGCAAAGATTTTATTAGACACAATTAAGCATATTTATAAACTTCGTACCTGCAATTTAAATTTATCTCCGAAAAAAATTGAGGAAGGTAAATACAAGGTCTGTCTTGAGTTTCATATAAAAAACTGTGAAGGACCGTGTGAAGATTTGGAAAGCAAGGAAGATTACGACGAAAAAATCGATGCAATTCGTGGGATTGTAAAAGGAGATTTCCGAAGAGCAAAAGAATATTTGATCAATCAAATGACGAAATATGCGTCTAATCTTCAGTTTGAAAATGCACAGCTCATTAAAGAAAGACTGGATATTTTGGAGGATTATCAGGTGAAACATACCGTAGTAAATCCGGATATTGATGATGTAGATGTTTTCGGAATGACGAGTGATGAGACTGCGGCTTATGTTAATTATTTCAAGATCAGGAACGGAAATATTATTCAAAGTTTTACCACAGAGATCAAGAAAATGCTTGAAGAAACCGATGAAGAGATCATGGAAGAGGCTTTGATAGAAATCCGCCAAAAATTTGATTCTGATTCTAAAGAAGTTTTGCTTCCGTTTCACTTAACCGTTGAAATTCCGAACGTAAAGCTGATTGTTCCGAAAGTCGGCGATAAAAAAAGAATCGTTGAACTTTCTGAAAAAAACGCCAAAGAATACAGAATTGAAAAATTAAAACAGGTACAGATTGTAGATCCCGAAAGACATTCTAACAGAATTATGGCAGAAATGCAAAAGCTATTAAGAATGCCTGTAGAACCGAGACATATTGAAGGTTTTGACAACTCAAATATTCAGGGAACCAATCCGGTTTCGGCATGTGTTGTTTTTAAAAACGGAAAACCGAGTAAGGCTGACTACAGAATTTTCCATCCTAAAACGGTTATCGGTCCTGATGATTTTAAAACCATGGAAGAAGTCATTTTCAGACGCTACAAAAGAATGTTGGAGGAAGGCGAAAGTTTACCTCAATTAATTTTGATCGATGGTGGAAAAGGACAGCTATCTTCTGCTGTAAAAAGTTTAAAACTTCTTGGTCTTTACGGAAAAATTACCATTGTGGGAATTGCCAAAAGACTCGAAGAAATTTTCTTTCCTGAAGATCCTATTCCTTTATATCTCGATAAAAAATCTGAAACGCTTAAGATTTTACAACAAGTACGTGATGAAGCCCACCGTTTTGGCGTAAAACATCACAGAACAAGACGTACCAATTCTACCATAAAATCTGAGCTTGAGGAAATTCCGGGGGTTGGTGAAAAAACAATTGAATTGCTTTTATCTAAACTAAAATCAGTCAAAAGAATAAAAGAAGCCAACCTAGAAACTTTAGAAGAAATTTTAGGAAAATCTAAAGCGAAAGTAATCTGGGAATTTTTCAATGCTGAATAA
- the hutH gene encoding histidine ammonia-lyase, whose amino-acid sequence MIYGIDTFSFHDVLEICKDPNKATLNKEAKEQILKSQNNVKQIVESDRCVYGINTGFGPLCDTKISADETAQLQYNLIISHAVGVGKPIDKEFSKIMMIAKVHALSKGFSGVSLEVIERIILMLEKDIIPVVPEQGSVGASGDLAPLSHLVLPLLGLGQVWVGNEIFETAEVLEKNNLEPLVLGPKEGLGLINGTQFILAHAIKGLEKFEYLLDLADMTAAMSLEAYRGSASPFKKELHDIRPFEGSKKVAARMLKFLKNSENLKAHEECERVQDPYSMRCVPQVHGASRNAFEHLKMMAETELNSVTDNPIVLSAEESISGGNFHGQLMAMPLDYATLAVAELGNISDRRSYLLLEGKYGLPRLLTESSGLNSGFMIPQYTSAALVTENKTLCFPASADSIPTSLGQEDHVSMGSISGRKFNQVLGNLVNILAVELMFAAQGLEFRRPAKCSKIIEENFAILRSKVDKLEDDRLIGKDMLAIAELINDRKFVVNF is encoded by the coding sequence ATGATATACGGTATAGATACTTTCAGTTTTCATGATGTTTTGGAAATCTGTAAAGACCCAAATAAAGCTACATTAAATAAAGAAGCGAAAGAGCAAATTTTAAAATCTCAGAATAATGTAAAACAGATTGTAGAGTCAGATCGATGTGTTTATGGGATCAATACAGGATTCGGACCGCTTTGTGATACTAAAATTTCGGCTGATGAAACAGCTCAGCTTCAGTACAATTTAATTATTTCTCACGCAGTAGGAGTAGGGAAACCGATTGATAAAGAATTTTCAAAAATTATGATGATTGCGAAAGTTCATGCGTTGTCTAAAGGTTTTTCGGGAGTTTCTTTGGAAGTGATTGAAAGAATTATTCTGATGCTTGAAAAAGATATTATTCCTGTAGTTCCGGAGCAAGGTTCTGTAGGAGCTTCGGGAGATTTGGCTCCTCTTTCACATTTGGTTTTACCACTTTTAGGACTTGGACAGGTTTGGGTAGGAAACGAAATTTTTGAAACGGCTGAAGTTTTAGAAAAAAACAATCTTGAACCATTGGTTTTAGGACCGAAGGAAGGTTTGGGATTAATCAACGGAACTCAGTTTATTCTGGCTCATGCGATAAAAGGTTTAGAAAAATTTGAATATTTATTAGATTTAGCGGATATGACTGCTGCAATGAGTCTTGAAGCTTACAGAGGTTCAGCAAGTCCATTTAAAAAAGAACTTCACGACATTAGACCGTTTGAAGGAAGCAAAAAAGTAGCGGCAAGAATGCTGAAATTTTTAAAGAATTCTGAAAACTTAAAAGCTCACGAAGAGTGCGAAAGAGTACAGGACCCTTATTCTATGAGATGTGTTCCTCAGGTTCACGGTGCAAGTAGAAATGCTTTTGAACATCTTAAAATGATGGCCGAAACGGAATTGAATTCTGTAACCGATAATCCGATCGTTTTAAGCGCTGAAGAATCTATTTCAGGAGGAAATTTCCACGGGCAATTAATGGCAATGCCTTTAGATTATGCAACTTTAGCTGTTGCAGAGTTAGGAAATATTTCAGACAGAAGAAGTTATTTATTGTTAGAAGGGAAATACGGTTTACCAAGATTATTAACTGAAAGCTCAGGTTTGAATTCAGGATTTATGATCCCGCAATATACTTCTGCAGCGTTGGTTACTGAGAATAAAACGCTTTGTTTCCCGGCTTCGGCGGATTCTATCCCGACAAGTTTAGGTCAGGAAGATCATGTTTCAATGGGAAGTATTTCTGGTAGAAAATTCAATCAGGTTTTAGGGAATCTTGTAAATATTTTGGCGGTTGAATTAATGTTTGCAGCACAAGGTTTAGAATTCAGAAGACCTGCAAAATGCTCAAAAATTATTGAAGAAAACTTTGCCATTCTTCGTTCTAAAGTTGATAAACTGGAAGATGACCGATTAATCGGAAAAGATATGTTGGCGATTGCAGAGCTGATTAATGATAGAAAGTTTGTAGTGAATTTTTAA
- a CDS encoding GNAT family N-acetyltransferase, protein MQILRTTSENSDFQNLVKKLDAYLAEMDGEDHAFYDQYNKITLLKNCIVIFENEKPVACGAIKPIDENTMEVKRMFTLPEFRGKGFAASILKELEIWTKELGYEKTVLETGKKQTEAVALYKKCNYAIIPNYGQYAGIENSICFEKIL, encoded by the coding sequence ATGCAAATTCTCAGAACTACTTCCGAAAATTCCGATTTTCAAAATCTTGTAAAAAAGTTGGATGCTTATCTAGCAGAAATGGATGGTGAAGACCATGCTTTTTATGATCAATATAATAAAATTACTCTGCTGAAAAACTGTATCGTTATTTTTGAAAATGAAAAACCGGTTGCTTGCGGAGCGATAAAACCAATTGACGAAAACACAATGGAAGTAAAAAGAATGTTTACACTTCCTGAGTTTCGTGGAAAAGGTTTTGCAGCGTCAATTTTAAAAGAACTGGAGATTTGGACAAAAGAATTGGGCTATGAAAAAACCGTATTAGAAACAGGTAAGAAGCAAACAGAAGCTGTTGCTCTTTATAAAAAATGTAACTATGCTATCATTCCTAATTACGGGCAATATGCAGGAATTGAAAACAGTATCTGTTTTGAGAAAATTTTATAA
- a CDS encoding TIGR03915 family putative DNA repair protein — protein sequence MTTLLYDGSFDGLFTAIFEVFEYRYQDVEICSKENFQQENMFAEIHEVITQQEKSERVLNKLEQNIGKSGIHQLLQVFLSEDQEMENLILSAVKQSIKHPEENILQNFADNDILKISKICKSVSRERHRMTAFVRFEKLQDDIYFAKIDPDFNVLPLIRKHFKDRYADQKWMIYDLRRHYGLLYDLENCEFFYPDEKLDLNQYQQKFHEEEKKYQTLWQSYFTKTNIKERKNTKLHIQHVPKRYWKYLTEKW from the coding sequence ATGACCACCCTACTCTACGACGGAAGTTTCGACGGACTTTTCACTGCGATATTTGAAGTTTTTGAATATCGGTATCAAGATGTGGAGATTTGTAGCAAAGAAAATTTCCAGCAGGAGAATATGTTTGCAGAAATTCATGAAGTGATCACCCAACAGGAAAAATCGGAAAGAGTTTTAAACAAATTAGAACAAAATATTGGGAAGTCGGGAATCCATCAATTATTACAGGTTTTTCTTTCTGAAGATCAGGAAATGGAAAATCTTATTTTATCAGCAGTAAAACAATCTATCAAACATCCTGAAGAAAATATATTACAAAATTTTGCAGATAATGATATTTTGAAAATTTCAAAAATATGCAAATCTGTAAGTAGAGAAAGACATCGAATGACTGCTTTTGTACGGTTTGAAAAATTACAGGACGATATTTATTTTGCAAAAATTGATCCTGATTTTAATGTTTTACCTTTGATAAGAAAACATTTTAAAGACCGTTACGCAGACCAAAAATGGATGATCTATGATTTGAGAAGACATTACGGTTTGTTGTATGATCTAGAAAACTGTGAATTCTTTTATCCTGATGAAAAATTAGATTTAAACCAATATCAGCAGAAATTTCACGAAGAAGAAAAAAAATACCAGACCCTTTGGCAAAGTTATTTTACCAAAACCAATATTAAAGAAAGGAAAAACACAAAATTGCATATTCAACATGTTCCGAAGCGATATTGGAAATATTTGACGGAGAAATGGTGA
- a CDS encoding putative DNA modification/repair radical SAM protein, translating to MNFDRIKEKLEILADAAKYDVSCSSSGGKRKNNGGLGDSSASGICHTYTEDGRCVSLLKILLTNHCIYDCIYCISRKSNDIKRAAFTVEEVVDLTISFYRRNYIEGLFLSSGIFKDADTTMERLVRVAKKLRTEHNFNGYIHLKSIPGASDDLMNEAALYADRLSVNLEIPTESGLKLLAPDKNREDMLQPMRIVQKGIQQYKDEKKIIRSTPKFAPAGQSTQMIVGATNENDLQIIKVADHFYKNYGMKRVYYSGYIPVTVDNRLPSITSEVPVLRENRLYQSDWLMRFYGFKADEILDFNMPFLDLEVDPKLSWALRHLDQFPVNLQTADHKMILRIPGIGVKTAQKIVSARKFQVLNIDHLKKLGAAVNRAKFFIDFTYGNPFLKHLTDLNLRKLIIGGSQSKFQNQFSQQLTLF from the coding sequence ATGAATTTTGACCGCATAAAAGAGAAACTCGAAATACTTGCAGATGCTGCGAAGTATGATGTTTCGTGCTCATCAAGCGGTGGAAAAAGAAAAAATAACGGTGGTTTAGGCGACAGTTCAGCAAGTGGAATTTGTCACACTTATACTGAAGATGGACGTTGTGTTTCTCTCCTTAAAATCCTTTTGACCAATCATTGTATTTACGATTGTATCTATTGCATTTCCAGAAAATCGAATGATATTAAACGTGCTGCTTTTACCGTGGAAGAAGTGGTTGATTTAACCATCAGTTTTTACCGAAGAAATTATATTGAAGGCTTATTTTTAAGCTCAGGAATTTTCAAAGATGCCGATACGACGATGGAACGTTTGGTGAGGGTTGCAAAAAAACTAAGAACCGAACACAATTTCAACGGATATATTCATTTGAAATCAATTCCCGGAGCAAGTGATGATTTGATGAATGAAGCAGCGCTTTACGCCGATCGCTTGTCTGTCAATCTTGAAATTCCGACAGAATCTGGACTAAAATTATTGGCACCGGATAAAAACCGTGAAGATATGCTTCAGCCGATGAGGATTGTTCAGAAAGGAATTCAGCAATATAAAGACGAAAAGAAAATCATCAGAAGCACTCCGAAGTTTGCTCCGGCCGGACAATCAACACAAATGATCGTGGGGGCAACCAACGAAAACGATTTACAAATCATTAAAGTTGCCGATCATTTTTACAAAAATTACGGAATGAAGCGGGTTTATTATTCCGGTTATATTCCGGTTACGGTAGATAATCGTTTGCCTTCGATTACATCGGAAGTTCCTGTTTTACGGGAAAACCGTTTGTATCAATCAGATTGGTTGATGCGTTTTTATGGTTTTAAAGCTGATGAAATTTTAGATTTCAATATGCCATTTCTTGATCTGGAAGTCGACCCGAAATTAAGCTGGGCTTTGCGACATCTGGATCAATTTCCTGTAAATCTTCAAACTGCAGATCATAAAATGATCCTAAGAATTCCCGGAATTGGTGTAAAAACGGCACAGAAAATTGTGAGTGCAAGAAAATTTCAGGTTTTAAATATCGACCATCTTAAAAAACTGGGCGCTGCAGTCAATCGGGCAAAATTTTTCATTGATTTTACGTATGGAAATCCATTTTTAAAACATTTAACTGATTTAAATTTAAGGAAGTTGATCATTGGTGGAAGTCAATCGAAATTTCAGAATCAGTTTTCGCAACAATTGACACTTTTTTAA
- a CDS encoding hydroxymethylglutaryl-CoA reductase, degradative → MNHKPVEGFSKLTKQGKIDWLVNEYLEGNQDYQNILNQYWNENADLQKLHDEFSENTISNFYMPYGIAPNFLIDGKLFALPMAVEESSVVAAASKAAKFWIDKGGFKTTIINTEKLGHTHFIIDVESHKLQHFFNFNLKKKLFEATEAITANMRNRGGGILDIKLIDKTSEMPNYYQLKASFDTVDSMGANFINSCLEQFGKTLKQEIAISEDFTQEEKNSLQIVMNILSNFTPDCIVRAEVSCKIEDLKDDSGISNEEFARKFKQAVAIAEIEPFRATTHNKGIMNGVDAVVIATGNDFRATEACAHAYAARNGKYSSLTHCTTDNGIFRFWIDLPISVGVVGGLTNLHPLVKFSLALLGKPSAQELMSILAVSGLAQNFGALRSLVTTGIQKGHMKMHLLNILNQMGATEEEKQHFVTYFKDKTVTHHEVINEFNRLREK, encoded by the coding sequence ATGAATCATAAACCGGTAGAAGGTTTTTCTAAATTAACCAAACAAGGAAAAATAGACTGGCTTGTTAACGAATATCTCGAAGGAAACCAGGATTATCAAAATATACTCAATCAATATTGGAACGAAAATGCAGATCTACAGAAACTTCACGATGAGTTTTCTGAAAATACAATCTCCAATTTTTATATGCCTTACGGAATTGCACCTAATTTTTTAATCGACGGGAAATTATTTGCTTTGCCAATGGCGGTGGAAGAAAGTTCAGTAGTTGCAGCGGCTTCAAAAGCAGCAAAATTCTGGATTGATAAAGGGGGGTTTAAAACAACCATCATCAACACCGAAAAACTGGGACACACACATTTTATCATTGATGTTGAATCTCACAAACTGCAGCATTTTTTTAATTTTAATTTAAAGAAAAAACTGTTTGAAGCAACAGAAGCGATTACAGCAAACATGAGAAATCGTGGCGGCGGTATTTTAGATATAAAATTGATCGACAAAACTTCTGAAATGCCCAATTATTATCAGCTGAAAGCAAGTTTTGATACTGTGGATTCTATGGGAGCCAACTTTATCAATTCATGTTTGGAGCAGTTTGGAAAAACTTTGAAGCAGGAAATTGCAATCAGTGAAGATTTTACACAGGAAGAGAAAAATTCTTTGCAGATTGTAATGAATATTCTTTCCAATTTCACTCCGGATTGTATTGTAAGAGCTGAGGTTTCCTGTAAAATTGAAGATTTAAAAGATGATAGCGGAATTTCAAACGAAGAATTTGCAAGAAAATTCAAACAAGCGGTTGCGATTGCTGAAATTGAACCTTTCCGTGCAACAACGCATAACAAAGGAATTATGAACGGTGTTGATGCAGTTGTTATCGCAACCGGAAATGATTTCAGAGCAACCGAAGCTTGCGCACATGCTTACGCAGCGAGAAATGGAAAATATTCTTCTTTAACACATTGTACAACAGATAATGGAATTTTCAGATTTTGGATCGATCTTCCAATTTCTGTAGGAGTTGTCGGTGGTTTGACGAATCTTCATCCTTTGGTAAAATTCTCTTTGGCACTTCTTGGAAAACCTTCTGCTCAGGAATTGATGAGTATTTTGGCAGTTTCAGGATTAGCTCAGAATTTTGGAGCGCTTCGTTCTTTGGTAACTACGGGAATTCAGAAAGGTCACATGAAAATGCATTTGCTGAATATTTTAAACCAAATGGGTGCAACGGAAGAAGAGAAACAGCATTTTGTGACGTATTTTAAAGATAAAACGGTGACGCATCACGAAGTTATCAACGAATTTAACAGATTAAGAGAAAAATAA